In one window of Henckelia pumila isolate YLH828 chromosome 1, ASM3356847v2, whole genome shotgun sequence DNA:
- the LOC140893240 gene encoding protein trichome birefringence-like 10 isoform X1: MWSSPSGERSGTMNFVDVFNKVKRFRLFEPSVGILGFFLVTVLVIFCFFWLDYGSLGDGLGFPSKNERFLWLRMDGESGESKNMGKRVDFLSENNGGCDVFEGDWVWDENYPLYQSRDCRFLDEGFRCSENGRPDFFYTKWRWQPKKCDLPRFDGRIMLEKLRNKRVVFAGDSIGRNQWESLLCMLSSVISEKDSIYEVNGNPITKHKGFLVFKFKDYNCSVEYYRAPFLVLQSRPPANVSSNVKMTLKLDQMDWTSPRWKDSDLLVLNTGHWWNYEKTERGGCYFQEGSEVKMDMTVESAFQRSLETVMEWIHHEVDAAKTQVFFRTYAPVHFRGGDWRSGGSCHMETLPELGSSLVPSHIWTKYNIFSRLASSQAPNLSALTILNITHLSSRRKDGHSSLYYLGSTLGPAPLHKQDCSHWCLPGVPDTWNELLYAIFLKHEAVKTSSTPIASHSVV; this comes from the exons ATGTGGAGTAGCCCATCTGGAGAACGCTCTGGAACAATGAATTTTGTGGATGTTTTCAATAAAGTGAAGCGTTTCAGGCTGTTTGAGCCGTCTGTTGGGATTCTCGGGTTCTTTCTTGTAACGGTTCTTGTGATCTTTTGCTTCTTTTGGTTGGATTATGGGAGTTTGGGAGATGGGCTGGGGTTCCCTTCAAAGAACGAGAGGTTTTTGTGGTTGAGAATGGATGGTGAAAGTGGTGAGAGTAAAAACATGGGGAAAAGGGTGGATTTTCTGAGTGAAAATAATGGTGGGTGTGATGTGTTTGAAGGTGATTGGGTTTGGGATGAGAATTATCCCTTGTATCAATCCAGGGATTGCAGGTTCTTGGATGAAGGATTCAGGTGTTCTGAAAATGGCAGGCCTGATTTTTTCTACACAAAATGGAGGTGGCAGCCTAAAAAATGCGACTTGCCCAG ATTTGATGGTAGAATAATGCTAGAGAAACTGCGAAACAAACGTGTGGTGTTTGCTGGAGACTCAATTGGGAGAAACCAATGGGAATCTCTTCTTTGCATGCTATCTTCTGTGATTTCTGAGAAGGATTCAATATATGAAGTAAATGGGAATCCCATTACAAAGCACAAAGGATTCTTAGTCTTCAAGTTTAAAGATTATAACTGCTCAGTCGAGTACTACAGAGCGCCATTTCTTGTCCTGCAAAGTCGCCCCCCTGCAAACGTTTCGTCAAATGTTAAAATGACATTGAAGTTGGATCAAATGGATTGGACATCTCCCAGATGGAAAGATTCTGATTTGCTCGTTTTGAACACTGGACATTGGTGGAATTATGAGAAGACAGAAAGAGG AGGTTGTTACTTTCAAGAAGGTTCAGAGGTCAAGATGGATATGACAGTCGAGAGTGCGTTCCAGAGGTCCTTAGAAACAGTCATGGAATGGATACACCACGAAGTGGATGCTGCAAAAACACAAGTCTTTTTTCGGACATATGCTCCCGTTCACTTCAG GGGCGGAGACTGGAGAAGCGGAGGATCATGTCACATGGAAACGCTCCCTGAGCTCGGTTCTTCACTAGTGCCCTCGCACATCTGGACAAAGTACAACATTTTCTCCCGATTAGCATCTAGCCAGGCGCCGAACCTATCAGCATTAACCATACTCAACATAACTCATCTGTCTTCGAGACGGAAAGATGGGCACTCGTCTCTGTATTACTTGGGTTCAACTTTAGGTCCTGCGCCTTTACATAAGCAAGATTGTAGCCATTGGTGTCTGCCTGGAGTGCCGGATACCTGGAACGAATTGCTCTACGCTATCTTCTTGAAGCACGAAGCCGTTAAAACGTCATCAACGCCAATAGCTTCTCATTCAGTGGTATGA
- the LOC140893240 gene encoding protein trichome birefringence-like 10 isoform X2, which translates to MNFVDVFNKVKRFRLFEPSVGILGFFLVTVLVIFCFFWLDYGSLGDGLGFPSKNERFLWLRMDGESGESKNMGKRVDFLSENNGGCDVFEGDWVWDENYPLYQSRDCRFLDEGFRCSENGRPDFFYTKWRWQPKKCDLPRFDGRIMLEKLRNKRVVFAGDSIGRNQWESLLCMLSSVISEKDSIYEVNGNPITKHKGFLVFKFKDYNCSVEYYRAPFLVLQSRPPANVSSNVKMTLKLDQMDWTSPRWKDSDLLVLNTGHWWNYEKTERGGCYFQEGSEVKMDMTVESAFQRSLETVMEWIHHEVDAAKTQVFFRTYAPVHFRGGDWRSGGSCHMETLPELGSSLVPSHIWTKYNIFSRLASSQAPNLSALTILNITHLSSRRKDGHSSLYYLGSTLGPAPLHKQDCSHWCLPGVPDTWNELLYAIFLKHEAVKTSSTPIASHSVV; encoded by the exons ATGAATTTTGTGGATGTTTTCAATAAAGTGAAGCGTTTCAGGCTGTTTGAGCCGTCTGTTGGGATTCTCGGGTTCTTTCTTGTAACGGTTCTTGTGATCTTTTGCTTCTTTTGGTTGGATTATGGGAGTTTGGGAGATGGGCTGGGGTTCCCTTCAAAGAACGAGAGGTTTTTGTGGTTGAGAATGGATGGTGAAAGTGGTGAGAGTAAAAACATGGGGAAAAGGGTGGATTTTCTGAGTGAAAATAATGGTGGGTGTGATGTGTTTGAAGGTGATTGGGTTTGGGATGAGAATTATCCCTTGTATCAATCCAGGGATTGCAGGTTCTTGGATGAAGGATTCAGGTGTTCTGAAAATGGCAGGCCTGATTTTTTCTACACAAAATGGAGGTGGCAGCCTAAAAAATGCGACTTGCCCAG ATTTGATGGTAGAATAATGCTAGAGAAACTGCGAAACAAACGTGTGGTGTTTGCTGGAGACTCAATTGGGAGAAACCAATGGGAATCTCTTCTTTGCATGCTATCTTCTGTGATTTCTGAGAAGGATTCAATATATGAAGTAAATGGGAATCCCATTACAAAGCACAAAGGATTCTTAGTCTTCAAGTTTAAAGATTATAACTGCTCAGTCGAGTACTACAGAGCGCCATTTCTTGTCCTGCAAAGTCGCCCCCCTGCAAACGTTTCGTCAAATGTTAAAATGACATTGAAGTTGGATCAAATGGATTGGACATCTCCCAGATGGAAAGATTCTGATTTGCTCGTTTTGAACACTGGACATTGGTGGAATTATGAGAAGACAGAAAGAGG AGGTTGTTACTTTCAAGAAGGTTCAGAGGTCAAGATGGATATGACAGTCGAGAGTGCGTTCCAGAGGTCCTTAGAAACAGTCATGGAATGGATACACCACGAAGTGGATGCTGCAAAAACACAAGTCTTTTTTCGGACATATGCTCCCGTTCACTTCAG GGGCGGAGACTGGAGAAGCGGAGGATCATGTCACATGGAAACGCTCCCTGAGCTCGGTTCTTCACTAGTGCCCTCGCACATCTGGACAAAGTACAACATTTTCTCCCGATTAGCATCTAGCCAGGCGCCGAACCTATCAGCATTAACCATACTCAACATAACTCATCTGTCTTCGAGACGGAAAGATGGGCACTCGTCTCTGTATTACTTGGGTTCAACTTTAGGTCCTGCGCCTTTACATAAGCAAGATTGTAGCCATTGGTGTCTGCCTGGAGTGCCGGATACCTGGAACGAATTGCTCTACGCTATCTTCTTGAAGCACGAAGCCGTTAAAACGTCATCAACGCCAATAGCTTCTCATTCAGTGGTATGA
- the LOC140892041 gene encoding mitogen-activated protein kinase kinase kinase NPK1-like, with protein MQDFIGSVRRSLVFKPSDEETVGFGGFVEKIGSSIRKSRIGLFGKPPVHALPPISTPPRKVSRAARTEEEMALPPMEASTMESPRVNKIREASPLNEKGKKCEGLVVKKKDVEQPPQIRWRKGELIGCGAFGRVYMGMNIASGELLAIKEVAIGTNSASKKTQEYIRELEKEVDLLKNLSHPNIVRYLGTAREEDSLNILLEFVPGGSISSLLGKFGSFPESVIRMYTKQLLLGLEYLHKNKIMHRDIKGANILVDNKGCIKLADFGASKKVEALATVTGFKSMKGTPYWMAPEVIVQSGHGYSADIWSVGCTVIEMATGKAPWSQQYKEEAAALFYVGTTKSHPPIPEHLSTEAKAFLLKCLQKEPDLRPTASELVKHPFVTGECRESHLVLRTSTMDGMRMGANGVGIKKSMSLEEKMTCNGLKDVSDLGDSVRCSVVHSDQFSDRGSLWQPANFDDDICRIADEDDVALGAPTKFTSTLLSHDCNQSFNPMCEPNDDWPCKYDGSSELNKSGAGLFSNQIDEPVNRSLASGVADYGFTFPGHSGAEDEDEVTESKIREFLDVKALELTKLQTPLYEFYKSLNVAGPPSPVGVGNKENVSNNYNLPPKSRSPSRFGSRRLSTAIDVECSSSPGSCSRRVSNVVDVNFQASQDIKELLDSQREPLSPGSEFTLRQRKWKEELDEELERTRELMRQAGVAKTSSPKDRILNRTRDRLRFPPTPGR; from the exons ATGCAAGATTTCATAGGCTCCGTACGCCGATCCCTGGTTTTCAAACCATCGGACGAGGAAACTGTTGGATTTGGTGGGTTCGTGGAGAAAATCGGTTCAAGCATACGAAAATCGAGAATTGGATTGTTTGGGAAGCCTCCAGTCCATGCGCTGCCACCAATTTCGACGCCTCCAAGAAAGGTCTCGAGGGCGGCGCGGACGGAGGAGGAGATGGCACTGCCGCCTATGGAAGCATCCACAATGGAGTCTCCTCGTGTGAATAAAATCAGGGAAGCTTCTCCATTGAATGAAAAAGGTAAAAAGTGCGAGGGCTTGgtggtgaagaagaaggatgttGAACAGCCGCCGCAGATCCGTTGGAGGAAAGGGGAGTTGATTGGTTGCGGTGCATTTGGGAGGGTATACATGGGAATGAATATTGCTTCTGGAGAATTGCTCGCTATTAAAGAG GTTGCAATTGGGACTAACAGTGCTTCGAAGAAAACTCAA GAATATATTAGGGAGCTTGAAAAAGAAGTTGATCTATTGAAAAATCTCTCTCATCCAAACATTGTT AGATACTTGGGAACTGCTAGAGAGGAGGATTCTCTGAATATTTTATTGGAATTTGTGCCTGGTGGATCCATATCATCTCTCTTGGGAAAGTTTGGTTCTTTCCCAGAATCT GTTATTAGAATGTACACAAAACAATTGTTGCTAGGACTAGAGTATCTTCACAAGAATAAAATTATGCACCGGGACATCAAG GGTGCAAATATTCTTGTTGATAATAAGGGGTGTATTAAACTGGCTGATTTTGGGGCATCCAAGAAAGTTGAAGCATTG GCTACAGTAACTGGTTTCAAATCAATGAAGGGTACTCCGTATTGGATGGCTCCTGAAGTAATAGTGCAAAGTGGTCATGGCTA cTCTGCGGATATTTGGAGTGTTGGATGCACAGTCATTGAAATGGCTACAGGCAAGGCTCCATGGAGCCAGCAATATAAGGAGGAG GCTGCTGCTCTTTTTTACGTTGGGACTACAAAATCACATCCACCAATACCAGAGCATTTGTCCACAGAGGCAAAAGCCTTCTTGTTAAAATGTTTACAAAA GGAGCCAGACTTGAGACCTACCGCATCGGAGTTGGTAAAG CATCCATTTGTTACTGGAGAATGCCGAGAATCTCATCTTGTTCTACGCACTTCAACTATG GATGGAATGCGGATGGGAGCAAACGGGGTTGGCATTAAGAAGTC AATGAGCCTCGAGGAAAAAATGACCTGCAATGGACTGAAGGATGTCAGTGACTTGGGTGACAGTGTCAGATGCTCAGTTGTTCATTCCGATCAGTTCTCAGATAGAGGATCCCTTTGGCAACCAGCAAACTTTGACGATGATATCTGCAGAATTGCAGATGAAGATGATGTCGCACTTGGTGCACCAACAAAATTTACATCCACATTGCTTTCTCATGATTGTAATCAG AGTTTCAATCCTATGTGTGAGCCCAATGATGATTGGCCATGCAAGTATGATGGAAGTTCAGAGTTGAATAAAAGTGGAGCAGGGttgttttcaaatcaaataGATGAGCCTGTAAATAGATCTTTAGCTTCGGGTGTCGCGGATTATGGCTTTACATTCCCAGGGCATTCAGGAGCTGAAGATGAGGACGAAGTGACTGAATCAAAGATTAGAGAATTCCTTGATGTAAAG GCTCTTGAACTGACAAAGCTGCAAACACCTCTATATGAATTCTATAAATCCTTGAATGTTGCTGGCCCTCCAAGTCCAGTTGGGGTAGGGAACAAGGAAAATGTTTCAAATAATTACAATCTTCCACCTAAAAGTAGGTCACCGAGTAGGTTTGGTAGCAGAAGACTTTCTACTGCCATCGATGTCGAGTGCAGCTCAAGTCCTGGGAGTTGTTCCAGACGTGTATCGAATGTTGTTGATGTAAACTTCCAAGCTTCTCAGGATATTAAGGAGCTTCTTGATTCTCAGCGAGAGCCACTTAGCCCAGG CTCTGAGTTTACCCTGAGACAGAGGAAATGGAAAGAAGAACTTGATGAAGAGCTCGAAAGGACCAGAG AGCTCATGCGTCAGGCAGGGGTGGCAAAAACATCGTCACCGAAGGATCGAATTTTGAATCGAACAAGAGATCGTTTACGGTTTCCTCCAACTCCAGGGAGATGA
- the LOC140874376 gene encoding RAN GTPase-activating protein 2-like yields the protein MDAVTSNGEHRHVTVKLWPPNQNTRQILVERLTSNISTPTSFTRKYGCLDEVVALKYAKQIENSAFGSASKLYEQEPDGDGTSAVQLYARECSKLCLEVLKGGSSITIIEEQDTVDSKVDSAFRETFFDISKGKRAFIEEDEAQTLLSPLKEPTNFYTKICFSNRSFGLGAAHVAGPILASIKNQLKEVDLSDFVAGRAEAEALDVMKIFSEALEGSQLTCLNLSDNALGEKGVRAFSLLLQSQTCLEELYLINDGISEEAARAVCELLPSTEKLRVLHFHNNMTGDEGAIAISEILRRCPLLEDFRCSSTRVGSEGGVALTEALAKCINLKKLDIRDNMFGVEVGIKLSEAVRNKENLTEIYLSYLNLEDDGAIALANALEVAAPSLEVLEMAGNDISAKAAQSLTACIARKKSLVKLNLSENDLKDNGALLISKAFGEEHAKLKEVDLSQNSLRRAAARTLAQDLAEKPGFKLLNINGNFISDEGIDELKDMFKKHPDKLGPLDENDPDGEDFDDEDEDEDEDGDEDGQDDLEAKLKNLDVNQEE from the coding sequence ATGGATGCTGTGACATCAAATGGAGAACACAGACATGTAACCGTCAAACTCTGGCCCCCTAACCAAAACACACGTCAGATTCTAGTGGAACGACTGACCAGTAATATCTCAACTCCAACCAGTTTCACTCGCAAGTATGGTTGTCTAGATGAGGTTGTGGCTTTAAAATATGCGAAGCAAATTGAAAATTCTGCATTTGGAAGTGCAAGTAAACTTTATGAACAAGAGCCTGATGGTGATGGGACTTCTGCCGTGCAGTTGTATGCCAGAGAATGTAGTAAGCTGTGTTTGGAAGTTCTTAAGGGAGGCTCCAGTATCACGATAATTGAGGAACAGGACACAGTGGATTCCAAGGTTGATTCTGCTTTTCGTGAAACCTTTTTTGATATTTCTAAAGGTAAGCGGGCATTTATTGAAGAAGACGAGGCACAAACACTTTTGAGTCCCTTAAAAGAGCCCACCAATTTTTATACCAAAATATGTTTCAGCAATCGAAGTTTTGGTCTTGGTGCAGCTCATGTTGCTGGGCCCATCTTAGCTTCGATAAAGAATCAATTGAAGGAAGTCGATCTCTCAGACTTTGTTGCTGGAAGAGCAGAGGCAGAAGCACTTGATGTCATGAAAATCTTCTCTGAAGCTCTAGAAGGTTCTCAGTTGACTTGCCTTAATCTCTCAGACAATGCCTTAGGTGAGAAGGGAGTCCGGGCATTCAGTTTGCTCTTGCAGTCTCAAACTTGCTTGGAGGAACTATATCTGATAAATGATGGGATTTCAGAGGAAGCAGCCCGGGCTGTTTGTGAATTACTTCCTTCCACAGAGAAGCTCAGGGTTCTTCATTTCCACAACAATATGACAGGTGATGAAGGTGCTATTGCAATTTCTGAGATTCTAAGGCGTTGTCCTTTATTAGAAGATTTCCGATGCTCATCCACTCGTGTTGGCTCTGAAGGTGGGGTTGCCTTGACTGAAGCACTTGCAAAATGTATTAATTTGAAGAAACTTGATATTCGGGACAACATGTTTGGTGTAGAGGTTGGTATCAAGCTTAGTGAGGCTGTTAGAAATAAGGAGAATCTCACTGAGATTTATTTGAGTTACCTGAATCTTGAAGATGATGGAGCAATCGCCTTAGCCAACGCTCTTGAAGTGGCTGCTCCTTCCCTTGAGGTATTGGAGATGGCTGGAAATGACATATCAGCCAAAGCCGCTCAAAGCTTAACTGCTTGCATTGCTAGAAAGAAGTCTCTTGTGAAGTTGAACCTGTCAGAAAACGACCTCAAAGACAATGGTGCACTTCTGATAAGTAAGGCATTTGGAGAAGAGCATGCCAAATTGAAGGAAGTCGATCTGAGCCAGAACTCTCTTAGAAGGGCTGCAGCGAGAACATTGGCTCAGGATTTGGCAGAAAAGCCAGGGTTCAAGTTACTTAACATCAATGGAAACTTCATTTCTGATGAAGGGATTGATGAACTGAAGGACATGTTTAAAAAACATCCTGATAAACTCGGTCCCTTGGATGAGAATGATCCAGATGGAGAAGATtttgatgatgaagatgaagatgaagatgaagatggagatgaAGATGGTCAAGATGATCTAGAAGCGAAACTCAAAAATCTTGACGTCAATCAAGAAGAGTGA